One region of Jonesiaceae bacterium BS-20 genomic DNA includes:
- a CDS encoding cation-transporting P-type ATPase — MAKLPVTTSVAPGHEISFWALSAAQALAANDSNADGLSTSQVESRLAQSGRNELPTVARDPLWKRIARQFDNILIYILLISAGLKAILGDWIDVVVIVAVTIINAAIGFIQEGKAEGSLDAIRTMLAPHATAKRDGHWVTLPATELVPGDVVRVKSGDLIPADLRLINSVNRRSSMTLHRLNYCQPPSD, encoded by the coding sequence ATGGCCAAATTACCCGTCACAACTTCCGTGGCGCCCGGCCATGAGATTTCCTTTTGGGCACTATCCGCTGCCCAAGCCCTCGCGGCAAACGATTCGAACGCGGACGGCCTGAGTACTTCGCAGGTCGAATCGCGGTTAGCGCAGTCTGGACGTAACGAGCTGCCTACGGTTGCACGGGATCCACTGTGGAAGCGGATTGCCCGGCAGTTCGACAACATCTTGATCTATATCCTGTTAATCTCCGCCGGCCTCAAAGCCATCTTGGGAGATTGGATCGATGTTGTTGTGATCGTTGCGGTCACCATCATCAATGCGGCAATTGGGTTCATTCAGGAAGGTAAAGCCGAAGGCTCGCTTGACGCTATCCGAACCATGCTGGCTCCGCATGCGACGGCCAAACGAGATGGGCACTGGGTAACTCTGCCCGCCACCGAGCTGGTTCCAGGTGATGTTGTTCGCGTGAAATCGGGGGACCTGATCCCCGCAGACTTGCGGCTCATCAATTCGGTGAACCGGAGATCTTCCATGACTTTACACCGGCTGAATTATTGTCAGCCACCATCGGATTAG
- a CDS encoding heavy metal translocating P-type ATPase has translation MNSQTMVKIWELLKRYPLVAATLVVGLAGGIMALVGAGDSVIIVFSAYAIIIAVLQAKEMVQDMIRGKFGLDILAVVAIFATVMVKEYIAALVIVLMVTGGEALEDYAAARAQRDLTQLLDKTPQIAHRVAKGNISAIAVEEVRIKDQLLVRPGEIVPVDGVLEEDSAAVDEATLTGESLPVEKVRGDKLLSGSVNGQTAFHMRATETSDKSQFQQIAKLVSQAHEEKAPTVRLADRYAVPFTLFSLGLAGAAWAITGDSTRFAEVLVLATPCPLLIAAPVAFIGGMSRSAKNGIIVKSGTVLEQLGKAKSVVFDKTGTLTVGMPTIVSVTSANGHTADQLLQLAASAEQYSSHVLASSVMQEARARGLELSAAKHAKEIATFGVQARIGDATVRVGKHSFISEVDPTLEQVDLEPGQLAIYISINDRYAGAIVAADQVRSNAGATLSALGKLGIHETVMLTGDAQQTAQHVAQDLGITRVHAECLPGDKVDAIKSMENRPVIMVGDGVNDAPALAVADVGIAMGARGATIASESADAVILVDDISKVASAVEYGKDTLRIALQSIWVGIILSIILMVIAAFGFIPATAGAATQELVDLVAILAALRAIGPRIKKPKGGFGEPMNKERADVVDNQSKGTNRLSV, from the coding sequence GTGAATAGTCAAACTATGGTCAAGATTTGGGAACTTCTGAAACGCTATCCGCTGGTTGCGGCAACACTGGTGGTCGGGCTTGCCGGCGGCATCATGGCTCTCGTTGGAGCCGGAGATTCCGTCATCATTGTGTTCTCCGCATACGCAATAATTATTGCTGTCCTCCAGGCCAAGGAAATGGTCCAAGACATGATACGGGGCAAGTTTGGCCTCGACATCCTTGCGGTCGTAGCAATCTTTGCCACGGTCATGGTCAAGGAGTACATTGCGGCCCTCGTGATTGTATTGATGGTAACCGGTGGCGAGGCGCTTGAAGACTACGCCGCTGCCCGGGCACAACGCGACCTGACTCAACTTCTTGACAAGACACCCCAGATTGCACACCGAGTTGCCAAGGGCAACATTTCCGCAATCGCCGTTGAAGAGGTCCGGATCAAAGACCAACTGCTCGTGCGCCCCGGTGAGATTGTTCCAGTCGATGGTGTGCTCGAGGAAGATTCCGCGGCCGTCGATGAAGCCACACTGACGGGGGAGAGCCTTCCCGTTGAGAAAGTCCGCGGGGACAAACTGTTGTCCGGGTCAGTTAACGGCCAGACTGCTTTTCACATGCGGGCAACCGAAACCTCAGATAAGAGCCAGTTCCAGCAGATTGCAAAGCTCGTTTCGCAGGCGCATGAGGAAAAGGCACCCACCGTTCGACTAGCCGACCGCTACGCCGTGCCATTTACGTTGTTTTCCCTTGGCCTGGCCGGAGCTGCCTGGGCCATCACGGGGGACTCGACCAGGTTTGCCGAGGTCTTGGTGTTGGCCACTCCGTGCCCGCTGCTGATCGCCGCCCCGGTCGCGTTCATCGGTGGGATGAGCCGCAGTGCCAAGAATGGCATCATCGTTAAGAGCGGAACCGTGCTCGAACAACTTGGCAAGGCCAAGTCCGTGGTCTTTGACAAGACGGGTACCTTGACCGTTGGGATGCCCACGATTGTTTCGGTCACATCAGCCAATGGGCACACAGCTGATCAACTTTTGCAGCTGGCTGCCTCGGCGGAGCAGTACTCGTCACATGTTCTTGCCTCCTCGGTCATGCAAGAGGCCCGCGCGCGCGGATTGGAGTTATCTGCGGCCAAGCACGCTAAGGAGATTGCCACGTTTGGTGTGCAGGCGCGCATTGGGGATGCAACGGTACGGGTTGGTAAGCACAGTTTCATCTCCGAGGTTGATCCCACACTCGAACAGGTGGATCTTGAGCCGGGTCAACTAGCAATCTATATCTCCATCAATGACCGGTATGCAGGTGCAATTGTGGCAGCCGATCAAGTACGGTCAAACGCCGGCGCTACCCTATCTGCGTTGGGCAAATTGGGCATTCATGAGACGGTCATGCTGACCGGGGACGCCCAGCAGACGGCCCAGCACGTTGCCCAGGATCTTGGCATCACCCGGGTCCACGCAGAGTGCCTGCCCGGGGACAAAGTTGATGCCATTAAGTCCATGGAAAACCGGCCGGTCATCATGGTGGGCGACGGAGTGAACGATGCCCCGGCTCTTGCCGTTGCTGACGTTGGAATTGCGATGGGCGCGCGCGGCGCAACGATTGCGAGCGAATCGGCCGATGCCGTCATTCTGGTTGACGATATTTCTAAGGTTGCCAGCGCGGTTGAGTACGGAAAAGACACCTTGCGTATTGCGTTGCAGAGTATCTGGGTGGGCATCATCCTTTCCATCATCTTGATGGTGATTGCAGCCTTCGGTTTCATCCCGGCAACCGCCGGGGCAGCAACCCAAGAGTTGGTTGACCTTGTTGCAATCCTCGCCGCACTGCGCGCCATTGGGCCGCGAATCAAGAAACCCAAAGGGGGTTTCGGTGAGCCTATGAACAAGGAACGCGCGGACGTTGTGGATAATCAATCCAAAGGCACCAACCGTCTCAGCGTCTAA
- a CDS encoding peptide MFS transporter translates to MSTQSQTKSDDHSFFGHPKALATLFGVEMWERFSFYGMQGILLIYMYYTATQGGLGIEQTVAAGIVGAYGGGVYLSTILGGWLADRVLGSERTLFYSAWLIMLGHLALAFVPGVLGLTIGLIFIAFGSGGLKANATAVVGTLYSPEDDRRDAGFSIFYMGINIGGLLGPLLTGLLQSEVGFHWGFGAAAVGMGLGLVQYQFGRKNLPAAAFEIANPLEPKARNNFILFGIALVVVIGLAVAFNLITPGNLAQLVIGVVIVATIIYFIVILGSKGLTSVERSRMFAFIPLFLASTAFWSLYQQQFTVLTIYADKELNRSIFGWEMPVSWVQSINPVFIILLSGVFAALWTKLGKRQPSTPLKFALGTGLMGVAFLLFLPTAGGAANSTPLLWMVLILFMFTIAELCLSPVGLSVATKLAPHRFKTQMVSLWFLSVSLGTAISGQLAGLYTQLPAASYFGIIGGIAIVLGLGLLIGAKPILKAMRGVH, encoded by the coding sequence ATGAGCACGCAATCCCAGACAAAATCTGATGATCATTCTTTCTTTGGGCATCCCAAAGCGTTAGCCACCCTGTTCGGTGTGGAGATGTGGGAACGGTTCTCGTTCTACGGTATGCAGGGCATCCTGCTGATCTACATGTACTACACGGCCACCCAAGGTGGCCTGGGTATTGAACAGACGGTCGCGGCCGGAATCGTTGGAGCTTACGGTGGTGGGGTTTACCTTTCCACTATCTTGGGTGGTTGGTTAGCCGACCGTGTGCTGGGATCGGAACGCACGCTGTTCTACTCGGCCTGGTTGATCATGCTAGGCCACCTTGCGCTGGCATTCGTCCCTGGGGTCCTTGGGCTCACCATCGGTCTGATCTTCATTGCATTTGGTAGTGGCGGATTGAAAGCAAATGCCACCGCTGTTGTTGGAACGCTGTATTCCCCTGAAGACGATCGCCGCGATGCTGGGTTCTCCATCTTCTACATGGGTATCAACATCGGTGGTCTGCTTGGGCCACTACTGACCGGGCTACTGCAGTCCGAGGTTGGGTTCCACTGGGGCTTTGGAGCCGCCGCGGTTGGTATGGGACTGGGCTTGGTGCAGTACCAGTTTGGTCGTAAGAATCTTCCGGCAGCCGCGTTCGAGATTGCCAACCCGCTTGAGCCCAAGGCTCGCAACAACTTCATCTTGTTTGGCATTGCCCTCGTGGTCGTCATTGGTCTGGCCGTTGCGTTCAACCTGATTACACCGGGAAACCTAGCGCAACTAGTCATTGGCGTGGTCATCGTTGCCACAATCATTTACTTCATCGTGATCTTGGGATCCAAGGGTTTGACCTCGGTTGAGCGCAGCCGCATGTTCGCGTTCATCCCGCTGTTCTTGGCATCAACCGCATTCTGGTCCCTGTATCAACAACAGTTCACGGTGTTAACCATCTACGCAGACAAGGAACTCAACCGCAGTATCTTCGGTTGGGAAATGCCCGTCAGCTGGGTGCAGTCAATCAACCCGGTCTTTATCATTCTGCTCTCCGGAGTCTTTGCCGCACTCTGGACCAAACTTGGCAAGCGCCAACCGTCCACTCCGCTGAAGTTTGCGCTTGGAACCGGCCTCATGGGTGTTGCGTTCCTGCTATTCCTACCGACCGCAGGGGGAGCCGCAAACTCGACCCCGCTGCTGTGGATGGTTTTGATCCTGTTCATGTTCACCATTGCTGAACTGTGCTTGTCTCCGGTTGGTCTCTCGGTTGCTACCAAGCTGGCCCCGCACCGCTTCAAGACCCAGATGGTCTCACTGTGGTTCTTGTCGGTTTCACTTGGCACCGCAATTTCCGGTCAACTTGCTGGGCTCTACACCCAGCTGCCTGCCGCTTCTTACTTTGGAATTATTGGTGGAATCGCAATTGTGCTGGGACTGGGGTTGCTCATTGGGGCAAAGCCGATCCTCAAAGCCATGCGCGGCGTCCACTAG
- a CDS encoding PPOX class F420-dependent oxidoreductase, whose amino-acid sequence MARMIATNKSVDRSELLAFLRGNKEGVLLTTRSTGAPQMSPVTYGIDTAGRLVISTYPDRAKAVNLRKRPAASFCALGNEFNDAWVQINGQAEVLDLPDSVEPLVEYFRSISGEHPDWDEYRQAMVKQGKSLIRITIESWGPIATGGFPARLA is encoded by the coding sequence TTGGCTCGCATGATTGCCACCAATAAGTCCGTCGATCGCAGTGAACTGTTAGCGTTTCTGCGGGGTAACAAAGAAGGTGTCCTGCTCACTACTCGCAGTACCGGTGCCCCACAAATGAGTCCGGTTACCTACGGCATTGATACTGCCGGCCGGCTCGTCATCTCAACCTATCCGGATAGGGCCAAGGCCGTGAATCTGCGCAAGCGTCCCGCCGCCTCATTTTGCGCGTTGGGCAACGAATTTAACGATGCCTGGGTGCAGATCAATGGTCAGGCGGAGGTGTTAGACCTCCCGGACTCCGTAGAACCCCTAGTGGAATATTTTCGTTCCATTTCCGGTGAGCACCCGGATTGGGATGAGTACCGTCAGGCCATGGTCAAGCAGGGCAAGTCCCTCATCCGGATCACAATTGAGAGTTGGGGCCCCATTGCAACCGGCGGATTTCCCGCTCGCTTGGCGTAA
- a CDS encoding aspartate ammonia-lyase, with amino-acid sequence MVNRKEKDLLGFRDVPAEAYWGVHTLRAVENFPITGIKISAHPNLVKALGTVKLACAQANFALGKLPQTQYDAIQAGCLQLIAGQHLDQFVVDVIQGGAGTSTNMNANEVIANLALEHLGKDKGDYTVVNPNDHVNLSQSTNDAYPTALKVALLYSLESLQGAMKYLQDALTAKAQEFHSVLKMGRTQMQDAVPMTLGQEFAAYAHMVAKDRQMLLTAATELYEINLGATAIGTGINAPEGYTALAASKLSDITEYPIHSAGNLVAATSDVSSFVEVSSALKRAAVKLSKVCNDLRLLSSGPRAGFGEINLPATQAGSSIMPGKVNPVIPEVVSQVAFEIIGNDVTIAMAAEAGQLELNAFEPVIFHKLDSGINHFAAACRTLVDNCISGITANVDYLRASVDQSIGLATALNPVIGYQAATSVAAEALESGRGVAEIVLERGLMTQEDLAVVLSAEKLANLKPLSEVSVS; translated from the coding sequence GTGGTCAACCGCAAAGAAAAAGATCTATTGGGATTCCGGGATGTGCCCGCCGAGGCGTACTGGGGCGTTCACACGCTGCGTGCGGTTGAGAACTTCCCAATCACCGGAATCAAGATTTCTGCTCACCCAAACCTAGTAAAGGCCTTGGGAACCGTAAAGCTGGCGTGCGCGCAGGCGAACTTTGCGCTTGGCAAGCTCCCGCAGACCCAGTATGACGCAATCCAGGCTGGCTGCCTCCAGCTCATTGCCGGCCAACACCTAGACCAGTTCGTGGTTGACGTCATTCAGGGCGGAGCCGGAACCTCAACCAACATGAACGCCAACGAAGTCATTGCCAACCTTGCCCTCGAGCACCTTGGCAAGGACAAGGGCGACTACACGGTTGTTAACCCAAATGACCACGTGAACCTAAGCCAGTCCACCAATGACGCGTACCCAACCGCGCTCAAGGTTGCCCTGCTGTACTCCTTGGAGAGCCTGCAAGGTGCCATGAAGTACCTGCAAGATGCGCTGACCGCTAAGGCTCAGGAGTTCCACTCGGTCCTAAAAATGGGCCGTACCCAAATGCAGGACGCTGTTCCCATGACCCTTGGTCAGGAATTTGCCGCCTATGCACACATGGTTGCCAAGGACCGCCAGATGCTGTTGACCGCAGCAACTGAACTGTATGAGATCAACCTGGGTGCAACCGCAATTGGTACCGGCATCAACGCCCCAGAAGGTTACACCGCGCTGGCCGCCTCCAAACTGAGCGACATTACCGAGTACCCAATTCACTCGGCTGGAAACCTCGTGGCAGCAACCTCGGATGTCTCCAGCTTTGTTGAGGTCTCAAGTGCGCTTAAGCGTGCCGCCGTGAAACTCTCGAAAGTCTGCAACGACCTACGTCTGCTATCTTCAGGACCGCGCGCAGGCTTTGGTGAAATCAACTTGCCAGCTACACAGGCCGGATCTTCGATCATGCCGGGCAAGGTCAACCCCGTTATCCCAGAGGTTGTTTCCCAGGTTGCGTTTGAAATCATTGGTAACGACGTCACCATCGCGATGGCAGCCGAGGCCGGCCAGCTCGAGCTCAACGCGTTCGAGCCAGTAATCTTCCACAAGCTCGACTCCGGCATTAACCACTTCGCTGCGGCCTGCCGCACACTGGTGGATAACTGCATCTCCGGAATAACCGCAAACGTGGACTACCTACGCGCAAGCGTGGACCAATCGATCGGCCTAGCAACCGCGCTCAACCCGGTGATCGGATACCAAGCGGCGACCTCGGTTGCCGCAGAGGCTCTAGAATCCGGACGGGGAGTAGCTGAGATCGTTCTGGAGCGTGGTCTGATGACCCAGGAAGATCTCGCTGTGGTGCTTTCCGCCGAGAAGCTGGCCAACCTGAAGCCGCTATCTGAGGTTTCAGTTTCCTAG
- a CDS encoding type IV toxin-antitoxin system AbiEi family antitoxin, which translates to MKESLAKNLADRFDEFGLALESPLNLGELLEQSTAHATIAHKHGSANFTIAYSPSMTGSTLEGFLKQSLTPERLLLLGPRITERSATLFRELGICYLDQSGNAFITFDGVHLDVRGRRAPTRNPSLSDAPMHRGGVNLFSPKRAQVIFAILTWPDLLHGPVRNIATTSGVSLGQAQRTLDLLSQYGFIDETRSHHLHSPEQLINLWVAAYPSGLGSSKFTKYFSGPIDDLISNNEAIYISGEAAVPELLRPETLLLYSTKAPTDLIRSHRWRHNDDQPNIFLREKFWQAPREADSPGIYSAPWLLVYSDLLASGDDRQREAAEIFLKEATS; encoded by the coding sequence GTGAAAGAAAGCCTAGCTAAGAACTTAGCAGACCGGTTTGACGAGTTTGGTCTCGCTTTGGAAAGCCCACTCAACCTAGGTGAACTACTGGAGCAAAGTACTGCTCATGCAACGATTGCCCACAAGCATGGTTCTGCAAACTTCACAATTGCTTACTCCCCCTCAATGACCGGGTCCACGTTGGAAGGATTTCTAAAGCAATCTTTGACGCCGGAACGACTACTGCTGCTTGGCCCACGAATAACTGAACGTAGTGCAACCTTGTTCAGGGAGTTAGGTATTTGCTATCTCGATCAATCAGGTAACGCTTTCATCACCTTCGATGGCGTACACCTAGACGTTCGCGGACGAAGAGCTCCAACCCGAAATCCATCATTGTCGGATGCACCGATGCACCGCGGCGGGGTCAACTTATTCAGCCCCAAACGAGCTCAAGTCATCTTTGCCATTCTCACATGGCCGGACTTACTCCACGGACCGGTAAGGAACATTGCAACCACGTCTGGCGTTTCATTGGGACAAGCACAAAGAACTCTTGATCTGCTTAGTCAATATGGATTCATCGATGAAACAAGAAGTCATCACCTTCACAGTCCTGAACAGCTAATCAATCTATGGGTCGCTGCATATCCGTCAGGCTTAGGTTCAAGTAAATTCACCAAGTACTTCTCAGGCCCCATAGATGACTTAATCTCCAATAACGAGGCAATCTATATCAGTGGTGAGGCTGCGGTTCCTGAACTTCTGCGTCCTGAAACTCTACTTCTATATTCAACCAAAGCTCCGACCGACTTAATCCGTTCTCACCGCTGGCGCCATAATGATGATCAGCCGAACATTTTCCTTCGGGAAAAGTTCTGGCAAGCTCCCAGAGAAGCAGATTCACCTGGCATCTACTCAGCTCCATGGCTGTTGGTCTACTCGGATCTCCTTGCTTCGGGAGATGATCGTCAACGTGAAGCAGCAGAGATTTTTCTTAAAGAAGCTACCTCGTGA
- a CDS encoding asparaginase: MTTSATFPAHAPAVTVTRGQAVESVHYGSLVVLDAHGSAARTLGDPEAMMFGRSALKPLQALAMLRAGFAGNPHQVTLACASHSGEQMHLDVVRSTLADAGLTESDLLNTPDLPFGQEARKVATIMGEQPSALYQNCSGKHAAMLATCVVNGWPTGTYLDPAHPLQQLILETAREVTGEEPAGLTVDGCGAPVFGFSLTGLARVYAHIAKVGSQAPASPEGRIYFGITQNPELLGGTNRDVTDEMIAFTGLMTKDGAEAVQAGAFADGSAFALKIADGSDRARSVLGLDAIRTLGRSSSKLEKKHTLPILGHGKPVGTLRVIG, from the coding sequence ATGACTACTTCTGCAACGTTCCCAGCTCATGCCCCCGCCGTCACGGTAACCCGGGGTCAGGCAGTCGAATCGGTTCATTATGGTTCTCTGGTTGTGCTGGATGCCCACGGTAGCGCCGCTCGTACGCTCGGTGACCCCGAGGCAATGATGTTTGGCCGCTCGGCACTTAAGCCGTTGCAGGCTCTGGCGATGTTGCGCGCCGGTTTTGCTGGCAATCCGCACCAGGTCACCCTTGCTTGTGCGAGTCACTCGGGGGAGCAGATGCACCTCGACGTGGTCCGGTCGACGCTTGCCGATGCCGGACTTACGGAATCGGATCTGCTGAATACCCCGGACCTTCCGTTCGGGCAAGAGGCGCGCAAAGTTGCTACGATAATGGGGGAGCAGCCGAGCGCGCTCTACCAGAACTGCTCAGGTAAACACGCGGCGATGCTGGCAACGTGCGTGGTCAACGGCTGGCCAACGGGAACTTACTTGGATCCGGCCCACCCCTTGCAACAGCTGATTCTGGAAACTGCCCGTGAGGTCACCGGGGAAGAGCCTGCAGGGTTGACCGTAGACGGATGCGGCGCACCGGTCTTTGGGTTCTCGTTGACCGGGCTCGCCCGCGTCTACGCCCACATTGCCAAAGTTGGTTCCCAAGCCCCAGCCTCTCCGGAGGGGCGCATCTACTTTGGCATCACTCAAAACCCCGAGTTACTTGGCGGCACTAACCGCGATGTCACCGATGAGATGATCGCGTTCACGGGTCTGATGACCAAGGACGGCGCCGAGGCGGTGCAGGCCGGCGCTTTTGCCGACGGCAGCGCATTCGCTCTCAAGATCGCTGATGGCAGTGACCGTGCCCGCAGCGTGCTGGGGCTCGATGCAATCAGGACGCTTGGCCGCAGTAGTTCCAAGTTGGAAAAGAAGCACACGCTGCCAATTTTGGGGCACGGGAAACCAGTGGGAACCCTGCGCGTAATAGGTTGA